The DNA segment TATTTGACGAGACCGGAGAAGGATCAAAGTATGCCTTTCAAGTTCACCACACGGCTGAGACCTCTTTCTGCGCCTGGCTGTCTCTTCACTAATATGTTGACTTGTCTGTTGCAGAAGTGTGGAAGGGAGCTTTGAAGGTGTTGGGAAGAAAGGACAAGGCTGTGTGCAAATGGCAAGAATACTGCAGTACCTAGAATGTCCTCAGTAAGTAAATGTATAGGTGGCCAACGTggttttgggtttttagagATTTTTAATTAATAGGGATGCTGACCACTAATctgactattatttttttattttttctattctcATTACTTTAGATACCTGAGAAAATCATTTTTCCCCAAGCATCCTGACTTGCAGTTTGCCGGTATGTTGTGCTAATAGTTTGCTTGTATAGGGGTTGATTTAATTCTCTGATGCTCCCCAAATACAGGTGCCCATGCATTAGCCTGTGAATGAAGCAGCTGGAAGCTGGGCCCAGCATTTTGGCTACAGCCACTAACTaacaaataatagtaaaaaaaaacctatggaTCGGGGTACCTAAGAGTTGCCGTGGAATCTAGTTGACCGTCCACTGTGTTGACCCTTTAGAGACACCTGTTTGCTGCCGTTGTATACTTTATGGAGTGTTTTCTATTGGGTTGACAGTGAAAGTAGAATTCCGATCTCATTGTGTTCTTATAGGGCTCCTGAACCCACTGGACAGCCCTCATCATTTGAGGATAGATGAGGAGTCAGAGTATCGGGAAGGGGTCGTGCTGGACAGACCGACCAAGCCTGAAAAGGGCTCTTTTGTTAACTGTGGCCTGCGCAAGGTATAGAGTCATTTCAAACATTAACGCATTAACTAAAATCTTCTGTGAGCTCACATGATCAACCTAAATTCTGCAGACATCCACGATCCAGCCACCTGCTTATGAAAAGCATTGAAATTCAGCGATCGATATTTAATATACGCTAATAACCCTTTGCGCATGTTGTCTTCAGAGTGCCCGGGTGCAACTCTCGGTGAAATCGTCCTTGCGCAGGACTCTCTTGATAAATGTCTCGTGCAGGGACTTAAACGTTGGGTATGCTGTGAGCCGCCTGCTTtgtccataaaataaaatgcttttctaaaaaaacacCTGACCTGTGTTCCTTCACATGACAAATTTTGTGATCGAGAGGTCACAGCATTGTGGGATCTCAAAATATGTctaataaatgatttatttgaATTTCGTTACTTTAACTGAAgtgataatgaatatatttgtatcTTTACGAGAGGAATCATTGGGTTTTATTTGCGCTACTAAACAGAATTGTTTAGACGGTTAAATGTCTCTGTGTGTCCTGTGTCATAGGAGGTGCAGATAGACAAACAGCTCCAGGCTGGGATCAGAGTCACCGTGCATCTACACCCCGAAAAAGAAGGTAAGCTACGAAGGGttaaggtgtgtgtgtatatatatataaccactaCATATTTTTAGGTGTCCAAAAGTTACATGTAGGTCCTGCTCCTACACAGTGTTTGCATTCATCGTAGGTCACAAATATTAATGTATGAatcgataaataataatcttcACCATATGCTTGAATTGTACTTATAGATTTTGGGCAAGTTAGGGATCgacaggggttaaattaaacatttgggGATGGAATGTACAAAGatgccattgtacagctctgctgaatatgacggcgctatataaaacaaaaataataatctgtaaGCAAGGTTATCCAAATACTATAGAAAAGAGGCTGTTTTTCATCTAAgtgttttgaatatttttattttaactctttcagacAAAAGAGTAAGGAAAGGAATTGTTGTCTCCCCGCAAACGCCAAGTACGGAGGGTGGTCTGTATTGGGGGTACAGAGTGAGACTCGCATCTTGTCTAAGTGAGTAACGCCATtttccatacacatacatgctgcgGGCCTGACCCCTATGGTTCGGACAATAAactaggggtttttttttatcttcaggTTCGGTTTTCTCTGAATGCCCCTTTAAGGACGGCTATGATCTTTCCATTGGAACTTCTGAGAGAGGAAGTAGTGTGGAAAGTGCGACTTTACCAGAGTTCAGGTAAATCCAGTTACGTGCTTGATAGCCACAAGTATTAAGGCTAAAAAAGTTAAGtgcatctcccataatgctctttcagctaaggggctggctgaggagtatgggagatgtagtcctgctggagggccgcaggttggacacccctggtttgGTGCAAAAGGAACGTGGCCTTGGCCCTTTTGCTATCATAGACACATTGCTTTTAAGATCATATTAGTGTAACGCGCCATGTTTATGTTGTCAGCGCCACTAATATAGTTTAGACAGTAATTAGATTCTTAATGTTTATGGTCCGTTGTAAAGAAAACTTTGCGCTTTTTGTACCGCTCTGTTTATGTTGTGTTTCCATTGGTCACCGCTGCTCTTGGGTTGTGTTGACATGCAGACACGCACTGGTAGTGTTCGGTGGTCTGCAAGGACTGGAAGCCAGCGTTGATAGTGACCAAAACTTGGATGTCACAGAACCCAGTATCCTGTTCAACCACTATTTAAACACCTGTCCAGGGCAAGGCAGCCGGACCATCAGGACAGAGGTGAGTAAGAAGGTGTAAGCACCGCAGTGTCGGGGTTTAGTGAATACGTTCCCTTTTGACTTGTGGTTTCCGGTATTATTTGTAGGAAGCTATTTTGATTTCTCTGGCTGTACTGAAGCCCAGAATAGAAGCCGCGGTCCAAAGTACCAAAGGAAGCTGAACATTGCTGTCGAACCAATCCCAGGACTCGAAACCTGTTATGTCATCGGGTAATGATGTCATTCTGTGGACCAGAAGCTGTTCTATTGAAGGTCTTCCACTCATCTTTGCCAAGGACTTTTGTTTGTAAAGAGACATCTTTCATTGACTTTTTTCACCTTTTATATAACAGATTTATCACCAACAAATGGATTAAGTCAATATAAACCTTAATCTGTCCATGTCCCGCTTACTGCATAATTCTCGATATCCAAATAAAAGGTATTTGGGAAAGATTGCATTTGTCTGTATCTTACCCCGATTTATTAGGCAATAAAGTTTAATACATCAatggtaaagaaaaatatacatttatatttaatatgacatgtaaattatttaagaaaacaaatagtTTATAGAGCTTTACAATGAAGATCCTCTGTACTGCGGAACCATACCATTATTTTGTCAGTGGGGTAGGAAGTCATTGCTATACAGGTGGACCCAGCGATGTTCCTTGTCATTCTATTAATGTAGCCACGTAATAAATAGCATTGTATTACATTCATATCTTTTTATAGAGCATAACTCTTCTAAACGCCGGCTGCTGCCTCCTGGCATTAAGGATAAATGTTGCTTCACAGTGACTTAGAAATAGCAGCTTGATTGTACGGTCTTCTAGTCCAGTAGAGAGGTTGATCGAGGAGTCCTGGTCACTTCCCACCGGCGCTGATGGCCTTTAGGCTGTTGGTACTTTTCAAAAGATTGGGGACGAATAATAACCCCGCCGCACGTTCGATGCTCTCTATGGGCACCAGAAAGCGATCCAGTGGGATCTTTTCATCCACAGGGGAGTTTGGCATTACGTAGGGTCGCAGCTCGATTTCTCCACTGAACTTCTCCAAGACCACCACCTTAAAAAAGTGTGTGGGGACGGCCACGTTATTTTTACCGATCACCTGGTACTTCACGAACATCTTGCCGTCGGGTTCCATcctgtaaaaatgaaaagtcTCAGCTTCTGCATGGGTGAGTGCGCTCTGTGTGAACcgggacaaaaaaaacacccccaactgtctgtatgtatataattatatatataacatacacactaTGGTTTAAAAGTTGGGGTCAATCAGTGTCAACAAATGGTGGACTACGGAGGACGAGACCTGCTAATTTTTCGTTTTGGTAGAAGGCGTATTAGTCGCAGGgcgctttaatatgcattcttctacagCAGGGGTGTCAGTAAACTGCCCATTTAAGACCCTGGGGCAGTTTATACATTTACCTGGGCAGGAAGAGGGGTCCGGTGcacacataaacatttttatggCTTTTCGTTAGCCCCCGGCAGTATTTCTCCAGGTTATTCCAGGCATTTTGGTTGAGGTGAGgattctgtaaaaatgaaagTCCGAGCATTAGATAGCagcatcatattccgtagcgctgtacaatgagttcAGAGAATGTCCGATGCGTGTATAGGAATTCCTTTACATGTGTTTGGTAGCCCCACGTAAACATCGCGTACCCCGTCTGGAGTGGCTAATAGCGGCCGCTTCGACCTAAGCCCTATTGCTTTTATTAGCCACGATCCTTAAGGATcctgagagagaggagatgagAGTGgcctttaaatacataaagtacaTGAGGGAAGTTAAGTATAAATTGACATGAACTTTTTAGGGGAGGTACTAAGTGCTGAGTGACAGCTGTAACCCCTCCCCCAAGAGGTTCTGCGGTAGCTGGGCCCTTTATTCCTTTACCTGGGGATACACGTTGCTCAGCATGAAGGTGTCATCCATTGCCTTCTGGCTCCACTTGTGGTTGGCTGCCGCCGCCATGTGGCCTCTGTCGAAGCCGGAACCCCGGTAGTCGGAGTTGGCGGCCCGGTGATACGGATGCACCGAGTCGTCCTCCCGAAACTCGCTCCCCCGCCGGTCCGCGCTGCCCTGTAGCCGCTCGCCGTTCAGCTGCTCCAGGACCCAGGCGGGCCCGCGGAGCCGGGGATCATAGCTCAGCACGTGAGACTCCCGGCTCTTTAACTGGCTAAACCCCGGGAGGCCGAAACGTGCGATACCGGCTGCGGGGGGTACAGACAGCTCGCTCGCGGCTTCCACACACATGCCACCGATACCGGCATCTCCCCGTAACCTCCAGCCCGTTACCCCGGCTCCGAGCGCGGCTCCAATGGCTAAGGAGACCCCGGAGATGAGTGCCCGAGCGCGGAAGCCCATGTCCCTTCAGCAGGTCACCTTCCCCAGGCGCACACTGACTTAAAGCGGCACAGTGGGCCCCACCCCCTCCTTCAATGCAGGAAATGCCCTGAATGCGATTGCCGCTTTTAGTATTCTGTATTAATGTATCTACTTTTAAGTTACACATCAGGACTGTTTTTCAAATTGCATTTGCCTAAAAAacctatttattaaagcatCTCGGGCTAAATCACTAGTGACAGCTCATATAAGCGgtgtcatacctcccaagtgtcccaagtcacagtccctcttttctatgagctgaaaatgtttgctgggtatgaggggatcgcagggttctacggccctaaaagccccaataatgtgtatagaaacagcaggatatggctttataaattaaactgtaaATGAAGTAATTCAATATGATCAGTATAACTCTCACCACACATAATGCAATTCAAATAAACTACTAAATTTATTGAGACAAAACTAAATTCACacaacatagaaaaaacataCGGACATCCGCTCGCCGCTGCAACACATCCATGAGACCAGCTATTACGTGCTACATGCAGATGGAGGAACACGATTTGGCCAAGACAGCAGCGGTCAAAGACTGTACAGGAACATATAGAAATCAACAAAGAAAAGTAACACTTTGTAATATTATCTACGTCAAAAACTTAGAGaggattatgaaaaaaaaaacggtccTGTTGTATTTCCCAGTTTACAGCTACAGCCAATGCAACGCACGTTTAAGATGTGTTATCACAAACGTTGGTAAAAAATCCCTAACCATAAGTAATTAGTTATAAAACTTATTTGGACCTTCACATTCTATTTTCTAACATAGTGGGGGAAGCAATTTTTATTTGCGCTGCTCATTTCCTGTTCAGATTGTTAGGGAAGCATTTCTCAGGAAGTGAGATGTGCAAAGAGAAAATCCTTCCCCCCAGCTTGGAAAACCGCCGCAATATTAAATGTGGGTCCCCCCCCCTGTGTATTGCGCTCTTTCCTTTTGggaattatatgtattttagctATCTTTATTGCCATAAAAGAAGAGTCCAGGAACAGAACTGCCTTTTTAAATAGGAATACTGTGCACCCCCTTAATATGATTTAGGGGTTCGCTTTGTACCAAACGAATTTGGTAAAGgtatttaagaaatatatatatataaaaacaaaatatataaaataaatggaccCGGTTTACAATCCAAGTAAAAATCTATTTCAGATCAAACTAAACATTACTTAAACATTACAATTTGACATTTCAGTAACCAAAGAGCAGATGGAGGGTTAGGGACTGAAGAGAGACGCTACGGTTGGC comes from the Spea bombifrons isolate aSpeBom1 chromosome 8, aSpeBom1.2.pri, whole genome shotgun sequence genome and includes:
- the ENDOG gene encoding endonuclease G, mitochondrial codes for the protein MGFRARALISGVSLAIGAALGAGVTGWRLRGDAGIGGMCVEAASELSVPPAAGIARFGLPGFSQLKSRESHVLSYDPRLRGPAWVLEQLNGERLQGSADRRGSEFREDDSVHPYHRAANSDYRGSGFDRGHMAAAANHKWSQKAMDDTFMLSNVYPQNPHLNQNAWNNLEKYCRGLTKSHKNVYVCTGPLFLPRMEPDGKMFVKYQVIGKNNVAVPTHFFKVVVLEKFSGEIELRPYVMPNSPVDEKIPLDRFLVPIESIERAAGLLFVPNLLKSTNSLKAISAGGK